TCCAATTCAATCATATCAATCATATAGAAGGCAGCATCATCCGTATTTTCACGACGTAGCTCGACGATGTCACCCGCTAGGATTGGCTGCTTCAATCTGAAGCGCTGGGTATCGAAATGCTTTCGTGGCGTTCCATTATTCGGATCATCCGTCCAGAAACGTGAGGCTGAATGCCCCTCGCCATAGATCCAGGCATGCCTTGAAGTCAGCGCAAGACACTCACTTTTTTCATCGTTTATATAAAGGCTAAGTGTCGCATCCATGCCCCCCCCTTTAGGCGCATCTGGAATGCTGTAGCGCAGTTCCAACCCGTCGGCGTCCGCCTCCGCAATCCAACTCACCCTGTCCCCGGTTTGCTCCAATTTAACACCCATACGCCCGACTGCTTCGCTCGCAGGATCCTGTAACTCAGTCGATGGCCCAATCAACACGCCCTGAAAGTCACCGTGCTCCGCCTGATACTCCGTCCAAGTAATTTTAGCACCACGGCCCTTCAAATCAACAGGAGCAGCGACAGGCTCAATTCGCCACAAGTCAGTCCCATACGCTTTAAGCGTGCCCTCTTTTCCCTTCAATGTCCGATACAATTGATCTGCAGTTGAAGTCACAGTCCAATCTTCTGCAACAGACGACATTGAGCCGTTCCCTGTCGAAGCGAGATACTTTGCACAATCTCCACTCTGAATACGTAAGCTTCCGTCTGCTTGCGGCTCAAGTAACCATGAGAAAGAAGGATCGGTCAGGCAGAACTCAGCTGCCAGAGCCAGCTGACCTTCTTTTGAATAAAGGTACTCACCAGAGCTAACATGTCGTAAAGCCCAATGCCCCGCAAATGCGGGGAAAGAAAACAGAGCAAACAAAAACAGTAATATCAGATTCTTTCTCAAATTATATCCTACTAAAGTTAAGGGGTAAATCTACTGCAGATCTCAAAATAAAAGGGCCGCAATGACTGCTAATCATGGAACTTCCCCTGACTAGCATTGATACTGAGTCCACTACACTACGCAGCCCTATGATCAAAACAAGGGGCTTTAGTTAGAAAGGAACTTTACGTATAAATCAACACATCCCTCAGCGCAGTCCCCCTCCCTCTTCAACAATCATCCATCCGCACGCACAGTAAGCAAGCTTTGCCAATTCGACGAGTGATCTTAATCTAGTTACTGATCCCCTGATACCAAGTCTCTGGTTATACGTAAAATCATATCTCAAGCATGCTGACTTGTTTTTATAAAGATATGAGCTTTTGTATGAGTGCAGCCTCTTACTGCTTTTGAAACAAAGTATGATTGTTACCTTATTGTCCACTCCTGCACGTTCCGAAAAAGGCCAGGAATATAGAATCATGCACTTACCGTTTATATATAATCCCATAGGAACTGAACCTTATGCTAAAGAATAAAAAATTGTTTGTCATACTGATCTGCTTTATCTGCTGCCTATCCATGCAGGCAAAATCGACTGCGCCCAACTTTCTCGTAATCTTGACAGATGATCAAAGTTGGGTCGGCACATCGACTCTAATGGACCCATCGAATTCCGATTCGAAAAGTGATTACTATCAGACACCCCATATGGATCGCCTACTAAATAATGGCATGCGTTTTTCACGCGGCTACACTTCAACCTATTGCGTACCATCACGACGTGCACTCCAAAGTGGGCAAACAAGTGCCCGCCATTGGTATAACAATGCGCCGCAAAAAAAATGGACAGTCGATTATCTAAAACAGATGAGCATCCCAAAGCTGCTAAAATCAATCGATCCTAATTACAAAACAGCCCACTTAGGTAAATGGCACCTTCACGCCGACAAACCAGAGCCAGAGTTAATGGGCTATGATCTCAGCGACGGCTACACCACAAATGATGAAGGACACGCGCCTTCTACATTAAAAACCCCCATAGGCATCCCAGGCATTGTAGATGATCCGAAAATGATTTTCGACCTCAGCCGCCGCGGTTGCAAATTCATGCAACAGCAGGTTGCCGAAGGCAATCCCTTCTACTTACAGATCTCCGAGTATGCGGTTCATTTGAAAATCGAATATCGCCAATCCGTTAACGATGCGATCAAGAATTCAAAACTCGGTGCTAAACATACTATACCTGAGTTTCGCTCCATGATCGAAGATATGGACCGGGGTATTGGAATCGTTCTAGACGAAATAGAACGCCTAGGCATTGAAGATAACACCTATATCATTTTCCTTAGCGATAACGGTGGACGTAAATCAATACCAATCAACGGACAAAATGCATTATTCAGTCCGGCAGGCCTGAGCAGAAATGCTCCCCTTGCCCAGGCCAAGCACGAGGTTTACGAAGGTGGTATCCGTGTGCCTTTTTGTATCACGGGTCCTGGCATCGAAGCAGGAGCCGTGAGCAATGTGCCCGTTTCAATCGTCGACATCCTACCAACTATCGCCGACTTGGCTGGCTTTCAAGGGGACTTGGGCCCCAACATTGATGGTGGTTCTTTTGCACCATTAGCAAAACAAATGTCTGAGCGAGTAGATCGCCCAAATCCCTTCATTGTCGTCCACGCCAAACGTGGCACCCCTCGAAATACAACCGTAAAGAATAGCAAAAGATACGTAATGCAAAGTTGCCTAATCCAAGGAGACGATAAGTTGATCAAATTCTGGGATAAGAATGGAACTGAAGATATTATAGAACTCTATGATCTTTCGACAGATATCGGGGAGGAGCAGAATTTGGCTGTAGCTCATCCTGAAAAAGCAGCTCAACTCGAGCAGTTACTCGACAACTACCTCACTCAAGCAGA
The nucleotide sequence above comes from Coraliomargarita algicola. Encoded proteins:
- a CDS encoding sulfatase-like hydrolase/transferase; this translates as MQAKSTAPNFLVILTDDQSWVGTSTLMDPSNSDSKSDYYQTPHMDRLLNNGMRFSRGYTSTYCVPSRRALQSGQTSARHWYNNAPQKKWTVDYLKQMSIPKLLKSIDPNYKTAHLGKWHLHADKPEPELMGYDLSDGYTTNDEGHAPSTLKTPIGIPGIVDDPKMIFDLSRRGCKFMQQQVAEGNPFYLQISEYAVHLKIEYRQSVNDAIKNSKLGAKHTIPEFRSMIEDMDRGIGIVLDEIERLGIEDNTYIIFLSDNGGRKSIPINGQNALFSPAGLSRNAPLAQAKHEVYEGGIRVPFCITGPGIEAGAVSNVPVSIVDILPTIADLAGFQGDLGPNIDGGSFAPLAKQMSERVDRPNPFIVVHAKRGTPRNTTVKNSKRYVMQSCLIQGDDKLIKFWDKNGTEDIIELYDLSTDIGEEQNLAVAHPEKAAQLEQLLDNYLTQADAKTRSM